Proteins encoded by one window of Cylindrospermum stagnale PCC 7417:
- a CDS encoding IS4 family transposase — translation MIINSFPKIVKNILGGLPKNDYPVLNSRLFVECWLAYALDNSLTSMRDLFKRLNNTGFDVDISTFSKANTHRSQEVFQKIYHQLNQLVQNKVQKKLHNKYAICPIDSTIITLTSKLLWILDYHQVKLFSSLNLATGSPEDNFINFGHNHDYKFGSKMMSNLPADAVGVMDRGFAGLNFIQELVQENKYFVLRIKNNWKLEFESENGLVKIGSSTDAQAYRVINFCDLETRTEFRLVTNLPTNGDAAVRDDDIRDIYRLRWGVELLWKFLKMHLKLDKLITKNVNGITIQIYASLIAYLILQLVSVPKQWGEKILDKFRYLQACMCQQISYVHWMEDIMKC, via the coding sequence ATGATTATAAATTCATTTCCCAAGATTGTCAAAAATATCCTGGGAGGGCTACCAAAAAATGATTATCCTGTTTTGAACAGCCGTCTTTTTGTCGAGTGTTGGTTAGCTTATGCCCTGGATAATAGCTTAACGAGTATGAGGGATTTATTTAAACGATTAAACAATACAGGATTTGATGTAGATATTTCCACGTTTTCCAAAGCTAACACTCATCGAAGTCAAGAAGTATTCCAGAAGATTTATCATCAATTAAATCAATTAGTCCAGAATAAAGTCCAGAAGAAGTTACACAATAAATATGCAATATGTCCAATTGATTCAACAATTATTACATTGACAAGTAAGCTGTTATGGATTCTGGATTATCATCAAGTTAAACTGTTTAGTTCCCTAAATCTTGCTACAGGAAGTCCAGAAGATAATTTCATCAACTTTGGTCATAATCATGATTATAAATTTGGCTCAAAGATGATGTCTAATTTGCCAGCAGATGCTGTTGGAGTAATGGATAGGGGCTTTGCAGGTTTAAATTTTATTCAAGAACTAGTTCAAGAAAATAAATACTTTGTGTTACGGATTAAAAATAATTGGAAGTTAGAATTTGAATCAGAAAATGGACTGGTAAAAATTGGCTCATCAACAGATGCACAAGCTTATAGAGTGATTAATTTTTGTGATTTAGAAACGAGAACTGAATTTCGCTTAGTCACTAATTTACCAACTAATGGAGATGCAGCAGTTAGAGATGATGATATTAGAGATATTTATCGCTTAAGGTGGGGAGTTGAATTGTTATGGAAATTTTTAAAGATGCACCTAAAACTTGATAAATTAATTACCAAAAATGTTAATGGTATTACCATACAAATCTATGCAAGTCTCATTGCTTATCTGATTTTACAACTTGTATCTGTTCCTAAACAATGGGGTGAAAAAATATTAGATAAATTCCGCTATTTACAAGCCTGTATGTGTCAACAAATTAGTTATGTACATTGGATGGAAGATATTATGAAATGTTGA
- a CDS encoding fatty acid desaturase, with product MQSNTINLNQPDSFESSENTGKLPFTLQDLKAAIPAECFQPNVAKSLYYCFRDILIVGLLYAVANYLDSWYFWPVFWLMQGTMFWALFVVGHDCGHQSFSKHKWLNDLVGHLTHTPILVPYHGWRISHRTHHKNTGSLENDESWYPISESEYNEMPFLQKVGRFYAFLFAYPVYLFQRSPGKQGSHFSPSSPLFKPSEKWDVLTSTALLICMVGLLGFLTYQWGFLWFIKNYAVPYIVFIIWLDLVTFLHHTEPGIAWYRGEEWSFLKGAISSIDRDYGLVNHIHHDIGTHVAHHIFLNIPHYNLLKATEAIKPIMGDYFHKSEEPIWKSLWRSAINCHFVPDTGSKVYYTSNNQIVK from the coding sequence GTGCAATCAAATACAATCAATCTGAACCAGCCTGATAGCTTTGAATCATCTGAGAATACAGGTAAACTACCCTTTACCCTTCAGGATTTAAAAGCTGCAATCCCCGCTGAATGTTTTCAGCCCAATGTGGCAAAATCACTATATTACTGCTTTCGTGACATCCTGATTGTCGGGTTGCTGTATGCAGTTGCTAATTATCTGGATTCTTGGTATTTCTGGCCGGTTTTCTGGCTAATGCAAGGCACAATGTTTTGGGCTTTGTTTGTAGTTGGTCACGACTGCGGACACCAATCTTTTTCTAAGCATAAATGGCTCAATGATTTAGTTGGACATCTTACCCACACACCCATCCTCGTTCCTTATCACGGTTGGCGTATTAGCCACAGAACCCACCACAAAAATACTGGCAGTTTAGAGAACGATGAAAGCTGGTATCCTATCTCTGAATCAGAATACAACGAGATGCCCTTTTTGCAAAAAGTAGGGCGATTTTATGCTTTCTTATTCGCTTATCCGGTGTATTTGTTTCAGCGTTCTCCGGGTAAACAAGGCTCCCACTTTTCACCCAGTAGCCCGCTGTTCAAACCATCTGAAAAATGGGATGTTCTCACCAGTACTGCACTTTTGATTTGCATGGTAGGTTTGTTGGGTTTCCTCACCTATCAATGGGGTTTCTTATGGTTTATCAAAAACTATGCTGTACCCTACATTGTGTTTATCATTTGGCTAGACTTGGTGACGTTTTTGCACCACACTGAGCCTGGAATTGCCTGGTATCGTGGCGAAGAATGGTCTTTTTTGAAAGGTGCTATTTCTAGCATTGACCGAGATTACGGTTTGGTCAATCACATTCATCACGATATCGGTACTCACGTTGCTCACCACATTTTCCTCAATATCCCTCACTACAATTTGCTGAAAGCAACTGAGGCGATTAAACCGATTATGGGTGACTACTTCCATAAATCTGAAGAACCAATTTGGAAGTCTTTATGGCGTTCTGCTATCAACTGTCATTTTGTTCCAGATACAGGTAGTAAGGTTTATTACACCTCGAATAATCAGATTGTGAAGTAA
- a CDS encoding fatty acid desaturase: MTTTSIKNETFGRDEINRTSTDLGNSDLRLKDIIKSLPKECFQQNKRKAWTRALASVFMVALSYFFLAIAPWYLLPLAWIFTGTALTGFFVIGHDCGHRSFAKRRWVNDLVGHLFMMPLIYPFHSWRIKHNYHHKHTNKLDEDNAWHPIRPEVFSLWDKTRQFAYEGFISNRLWWVGSVGHWAVVHFDWRNFKTKDQSSIKLSVAVVALFAAVVFPTLIATTGIWGFVKFWVIPWLGYHFWMSTFTIVHHTAADVPFKVADKWNEALAQLSGTIHCDYPAWVEFLCHDINVHVPHHISTAIPSYNLRLAYNSIKENWGDYLHDECQFSWSLMKEITDQCQLYTTDVGYKSFKEYYAEQ, encoded by the coding sequence ATGACTACTACATCAATTAAAAACGAAACATTTGGTAGAGACGAGATTAATCGTACCTCTACAGACCTTGGTAATTCCGACCTGAGGCTAAAAGATATTATCAAAAGCCTACCAAAGGAATGTTTTCAGCAGAATAAACGCAAAGCCTGGACAAGAGCGCTAGCTAGCGTCTTCATGGTTGCCTTATCCTACTTTTTCTTGGCAATTGCCCCTTGGTATCTCTTACCCCTAGCTTGGATTTTTACAGGGACTGCTTTAACAGGTTTTTTTGTAATTGGTCATGATTGCGGTCATCGTTCATTTGCCAAACGTCGCTGGGTAAATGATTTGGTAGGACACCTGTTCATGATGCCCTTGATTTACCCCTTCCACAGTTGGCGGATTAAACATAACTATCACCATAAACACACTAACAAGCTGGATGAGGATAACGCTTGGCACCCCATTAGACCAGAAGTTTTTTCTCTTTGGGATAAAACTAGGCAGTTTGCCTATGAGGGATTCATCAGTAACCGCCTCTGGTGGGTTGGTTCAGTTGGACATTGGGCAGTTGTGCATTTTGATTGGCGGAATTTCAAAACCAAAGACCAATCGAGTATCAAGCTTTCTGTGGCTGTGGTTGCTCTGTTTGCAGCAGTTGTTTTCCCCACTCTCATTGCGACAACTGGTATCTGGGGATTTGTCAAATTTTGGGTTATACCCTGGCTGGGATACCATTTTTGGATGAGTACCTTTACCATAGTTCACCATACTGCTGCCGATGTTCCTTTTAAAGTAGCTGACAAATGGAACGAAGCTTTAGCACAACTATCTGGTACAATTCATTGCGATTACCCTGCTTGGGTAGAATTTCTTTGCCACGATATCAATGTCCACGTCCCTCACCACATCTCTACTGCCATTCCTTCTTATAATTTGCGGTTAGCTTACAACAGCATCAAAGAAAATTGGGGAGATTATTTGCATGATGAATGTCAGTTCTCTTGGTCTTTAATGAAAGAAATTACAGACCAGTGTCAACTGTATACAACTGATGTTGGCTATAAGTCTTTCAAAGAATATTACGCAGAGCAATAA
- a CDS encoding acyl-CoA desaturase: MTIATSTKPQLNWVNTLFFAALHIGALFALLPSNFSWNAVGVALLLYWITGGLGITLGFHRLVTHRSFQTPKWLEYLLVLFGTLSCQGGPIEWVGIHRLHHLHSDTGSDPHDSNKGFWWSHMGWLVYHSPAQADVPRFTKDISEDPVYQFLQKYFILIQVALGIGLLLLGGWSFVVWGIFARIVWVYHCTWLVNSATHKFGYRTHDSGDHSTNCWWVAVLVFGEGWHNNHHAFQYSARHGLEWWEIDLTWMTIQVLQLLGLATNVKLAERKQ; encoded by the coding sequence ATGACAATTGCTACCTCAACAAAACCTCAACTTAACTGGGTTAACACCCTATTTTTCGCTGCACTACACATTGGAGCTTTGTTTGCCCTTCTTCCTAGTAACTTTAGCTGGAATGCAGTTGGTGTAGCTTTATTGCTTTACTGGATCACCGGCGGTTTAGGAATCACCCTAGGATTTCACCGTCTTGTCACCCATCGCAGTTTTCAAACGCCCAAGTGGCTAGAGTATCTCTTGGTTCTCTTCGGGACACTTTCCTGTCAAGGCGGGCCAATCGAGTGGGTGGGTATACATCGCCTTCATCACTTACATTCAGATACTGGTAGTGACCCCCATGATTCCAATAAAGGCTTCTGGTGGAGCCATATGGGTTGGCTGGTCTATCACTCACCCGCTCAAGCAGATGTTCCTCGTTTTACCAAAGATATTTCCGAAGACCCAGTCTATCAGTTTTTACAAAAATATTTCATTCTCATCCAAGTAGCTTTGGGTATTGGACTATTGCTCTTGGGTGGCTGGTCTTTCGTTGTTTGGGGAATTTTTGCCCGCATCGTCTGGGTTTACCACTGCACCTGGTTAGTGAACAGCGCTACCCACAAATTTGGCTATCGCACCCATGATTCAGGTGATCATTCAACAAACTGCTGGTGGGTAGCCGTACTCGTTTTTGGCGAAGGCTGGCACAATAACCACCATGCCTTTCAATACTCAGCTCGTCATGGGCTGGAATGGTGGGAAATCGATTTAACTTGGATGACAATTCAAGTACTGCAATTACTAGGTCTAGCTACGAATGTCAAGCTAGCAGAGAGAAAGCAGTAA